Proteins found in one Longimicrobium sp. genomic segment:
- a CDS encoding GNAT family N-acetyltransferase, which yields MPDATTSLGRPAYRIETPRLVVRCYDPADAPLLNEAIAGSLEHLRAWMPWAMGEPVPVEEKAELLRRFRSDFDGDRDYVYGIFSADEARVLGGTGLHRRVGPDALEIGYWIGADQQGRGLAAEAAGALVRVGFEVMRASRSTAIPTTRAARRWRGGWGSRTTARCAAAWPRRRAPRATR from the coding sequence ATGCCCGACGCGACCACGTCCCTCGGCCGGCCGGCGTACCGCATCGAGACGCCGCGGCTGGTGGTGCGCTGCTACGACCCGGCCGACGCGCCGCTCCTGAACGAGGCGATCGCCGGCAGCCTGGAGCACCTGCGCGCCTGGATGCCATGGGCGATGGGCGAGCCCGTCCCGGTGGAGGAGAAGGCGGAGCTGCTGCGCCGCTTCCGCTCGGACTTCGACGGGGACCGCGACTACGTCTACGGGATCTTCTCCGCGGACGAGGCGCGCGTGCTGGGCGGGACGGGGCTGCACCGGCGGGTGGGCCCCGACGCGCTGGAGATCGGCTACTGGATCGGCGCCGACCAGCAGGGGAGGGGGCTGGCGGCCGAGGCGGCGGGGGCGCTGGTGCGGGTGGGCTTCGAGGTGATGCGCGCATCGAGATCCACTGCGATCCCGACAACGCGCGCAGCTCGGCGGTGGCGCGGCGGCTGGGGTTCACGCACGACGGCACGCTGCGCCGCCGCCTGGCCGCGCCGCAGGGCGCCCCGCGCGACGAGATGA
- a CDS encoding peptidoglycan recognition family protein — protein MEHEFETDAWPVVRARWFTDVREKRKVRLVVIHDMEAPEKGSTAENVARYFQDPRDAKGRPVKASAHLCIDNDSIVQCVLDNDVAFAAPGANHDGIQLELAGFARQKRHEWLDPYGILMLDKAADATAQYCLKYNIPVRQLTNDELKDGVSKGIVGHRQVSQVFKKSDHMDPGPDFPWDHFLARTQKFFAERSKRFQDLQRPSPVPPPSG, from the coding sequence ATGGAGCACGAGTTCGAGACCGACGCATGGCCGGTGGTGCGCGCCCGCTGGTTCACCGACGTGCGGGAGAAGCGCAAGGTGCGCCTCGTCGTCATCCACGACATGGAGGCGCCCGAGAAGGGGAGCACCGCCGAGAACGTCGCCCGCTACTTCCAGGACCCGCGCGACGCCAAGGGGAGGCCCGTCAAGGCGTCCGCGCACCTGTGCATCGACAACGACAGCATCGTGCAGTGCGTGCTGGACAACGACGTGGCCTTCGCCGCGCCGGGCGCCAACCACGACGGCATCCAGCTCGAGCTGGCCGGCTTCGCCCGGCAGAAGCGCCACGAGTGGCTGGACCCCTACGGCATCCTGATGCTCGACAAGGCGGCCGACGCCACGGCCCAGTACTGCCTCAAGTACAACATCCCGGTGCGCCAGCTCACCAACGACGAGCTGAAGGACGGCGTCAGCAAGGGGATCGTGGGCCACCGGCAGGTGTCGCAGGTCTTCAAGAAGTCCGACCACATGGACCCGGGCCCCGACTTCCCGTGGGACCACTTCCTGGCGCGCACGCAGAAGTTCTTCGCCGAGCGCTCCAAGCGCTTCCAGGACCTGCAGCGCCCCAGCCCCGTCCCGCCGCCGAGCGGGTGA